GTCAATGACAATTTTCGCATTTCCTCTCTCCTCGTGAACGTTAGGTATTGGATTTATGCCGATAAAATCCCTGATAGAGCACTATACATGCCAGAGAAGAACTTGCACTATTCCGGGATGTTGCCAAATTCGCCAACCGTCAAGGCGACATTTTGTCGCGCCAACTTTCCTGGCGCTGCCAATATTGGTGGCTGGCTTGAGGGATGTCAGGAAGAACCCCCGCAGGGCCGCACAAATAGGATCACGGCAGAGCAGGCCGCGGAAACCCTGGTGATCCTCCATGCTGAGAGAGGATCTGTGGCTGTCGGTAGGTTTGAAATTGTTCTGGCACAGTCCATCAAGGCACGTGTAGGATTAAAACTGGCACCCAATGAGGTACCCTTTTCGGACTAACGCCCACGTAGTTACTCGGCTCGCAAGGCCTGGATGGGATTGAGGGCCGCGGCCTGGCGGGCCGGGTAGTAGCCGAAGAAGATGCCCACGGCAGCGGAAACGCCGACGCCCAGGAGCAGGGCTCCGTGAACGAGTTCGAACTGCCATCCGGAGTAATGGGCGATGCCGTAGGAAGCGCCGACGCCGATGAGGATGCCGAGAATTCCGCCCACCAGAGAGAGCAGCACGGACTCGATCAGGAATTGCCACTGAATGTCCCGCTTCTGCGCGCCCAAAGCTCGGCGGATACCGATCTCCCGGCGGCGTTCGCTGACCGAGACCAGCATTACGTTCATCACGCCCACCCCGCCCACGACCAGGGAGATGCTGCCGATGGCGCCCAGGAGCAGGGTGAACATCCGGGACTGGCGCTCCATATGCTCAATGATCTGTTCCGGGCTGGTCACCCGAATCTGTTTCGGCCGGGCCAGACCGGCAAAGTACGCCTGCACTTCCGCTGTGGCCTGGCTGGCCGTGACGCCCGGTTCCAGCCGGGCCATGACCGTGCGGATGGCGTTTTGCGGTGAGATGCGCAGAACCGTGGTGATGGGCAGCATCAACCCCTCGCTGGCCTCGTAGGGCCGCATCGCGCCCATGGCCGCCGGGTGCAGGATTCCGGCAACGGTCAGTTTGCGATTGTCGAAATAGAGGTGTTCTCCCACATCCACGGCTATGCCCTGGCCCATCAGCCGTTGGGCGAGGTTTCCGCCGAGCACGGCATGGGACATGAGCACGTCCAGGTCCGAGATGAACCGGCCCTGGTCCAGTTCCAGCTTGTTCAGGTCGACAAAGGATTCTGTCACGCCCAGCAGCGGAATGGAAACCCGCTGGCCCTCCCGGCGCAGCTCGCCAAAGGCCGAAGCGTACGGAGCCACGGTCCGGATCGTCGTCAACCGCTCCGGCAAGGCCAGGGCCTCTTCCAAACTGAAGCCGGTCGGTTCTCCGCTCCGGTCTCCGCGTCCCTGCTCCATCTGGATGGAGATGATGTCCGTGCCCATTTCCATGAACTGACGCAGGGTTTCGCGTTGGGCCAGAGCTCCGGTGGAGACCAGGGCGATCACCGAGCCGATGCCGATGACAATGCCAAGCAGAGCCAGGATGGAGCGCTGCTTGGCGGCGATCAGGGACCGGGAGGCTTCCCGGAGGTTGGCTTTGAGCATCATGGCGTGGCCCTCGCGTGGGCGCCGCTTTCCGCGATCACCCCGTCCTTCATCCGAACCACCCGCCGGCACTGGGCCGCGATGTGCGGATCGTGAGTGATCAGGATCGTTGTAATGTTCCGGCTAGCGTTAAGATCCAGAAACAGGTTCATGATGTCCTGGCCCACCCTTGTATCCAGGGCTCCGGTGGGTTCGTCGGCCAGGATGATGGACGGCGATCCGGCCAGGGCTCGGGCAATTGCCACTCGCTGCTGCTGGCCGCCGGACAGCTCCGTTGGCTTGTGTCCGGCCCGCTCGGCCATTCCCACCCGCTCCAGCATTTCCCGGGCGATCCGCTTTTGCTCCCGCTCGCCCATGCCCCGGTAAATCAGGGGCAGACAGACGTTTTCCAGGGCGGTGAGCCGCCCCAGCAGATTGAACTGCTGAAAGACGAAGCCGATCTTTTGGTTGCGGATGGTGGACAGCTCCCGGTCCGACAGAGAGGAAGTTTCCCGACCTTCCATCAAATAGCGGCCCGAGGTAGGCTGATCCAGAAAGCCGATCACGTTCATCAGTGTGGATTTGCCGCACCCGGACGTGCCCATGATGGACACCAGCTCCCCGGCCCCGACCTCCAGGTCCACCCCCTTGAGCACCTCCACCTGCACAGGCCCCAGGGTGAAGGACTTGCGGATGTTTTCCAGCTTGAACAGGATCATGCTCACCACCCCACCAACCGGTCCTCAACCTGCAGTCCGGCGAGAATCTCCACGGCGTTCAGCGTGGTCATGCCGGTCTGGACTTCCCGTTCCTCAATCTGGTCGTCGTCCAGGAGCACCCGGACCAAAGACTGGCCGCGCTGGGGGCGAACCAGGTGCAGGGGCAGGAGCAGGGCAGCGGGGTTGTCGTGAACCAGAACCTCCAGGTCCGCGCTCATGCCCACGCGGATCACCTCTTCAGCTTCCGGCCCCAGTTCCGGGATGGTGATCTGGACGTCGAAAGTGGGCGCCTGATGCCCGCTGCCGCCTGTGGCCTGGGCCGAAATGTGGGCCACCAGGCCGGACAGGGTCAACCCCGGAAAAGCGTCGCCCCGGGCCGTGACCTTCTGGCCCGCGATGAGCTTGCCGATGTCCACCTCGTCCACCTTGGTCAGCACCCGCAGCCCGCTCAGATCGCCCAGGGCCAGCAGGGCGGCCCCGGCCGTGACCCGGGCTCCGCGGTCCAGGGAGAGCTTCTTGTCTTCCTCCACCGTGGGCCGGACCACCACGCCGGAGGCCGGAGCCAGCACCCGAGCCCGGGCCATCTGGTTTTCCAGCTCCGCAAGGCGCAACTCGGCGTTTTCCAGCTCCATGCGGGCGATCATCACGTTGTCCGAATTGGCCTTGTCCCGGGTGGAGGCCAGGTCTTCCCGGCTGGCAATCAGATCCGTGGTCGAGGACTGGACCTGCTGTCTGGTGGTGTCCAGTTCGTTGGCCGGAATCAGCCCCCGGGAAAAGAGCAGCTCGCTTTCTTCCAGCTTGCGGCGGTCGGTTTCCAGCTTGTTTTCGGCCCGTTCCACGCTGCGCCGAGCCCGAGCCATATCCTGGCCGCTGTCCCAGTCCCGCAGCTCGGCATACTTCTGCACGGCCTTGATCCGGGCGCCCCGGGCCTCGCGCAGCTTGACCTCCAGCTCGGATGCGTCCAGCACCAGCAACAGGTCGCCTTGGCGCACCCGCTGGCCGAAAATGAAGTGGTTTTCGAGAATCCGGGCGTCGAAGGGCGCGGTGACGACGATTTCCTCCACCGGCTGGAGCCGGCCTGACAGGGAAATGGTGGCCGTCAGGGGCTGGGTCCGCACCGTATGCACCTGGCGGGTCGGAGCGTTGGAGACAGAGGCCGAGGCGGTCAGTCCGGGCAGGGACTTGAGGGCGGTAAAACCCTGGAAATGAACAACCCCCAGGCTGACGAAAAAGAGGATCACGGCAAGGGTGGCCAGAATGCGCACCACATGGGCCCGTTTCAGGGCCTGGGTCAGCCGGGTATTGGATTCTTCCAGGTCGCCGTAGGCCAGGGCCAGCTTGCGGTTGTTTTCCCGTTCTTGTTCCTGGAGTGTCTTCAGGGCCGTGATGTCTGAGAAGACCAGGATCACGCCCCGGGCTTGGTCGTCCACTGCGCCGCACAGATAGGACGAGGTCAGGGAGAGGGTGGCCCGCGTCCCGCCGGGACGGATGAAGTCCACGGTCTCCCGCCGGCCCACGACCTTTTCGAAGATCGCGTCCAGCACGACCTGGTTGAACTCGTCGTTGGCCTCGTCCATACCCATAAAAACTTCGGCAAAGGTCCGGTCGCACACACGGTCCCGGTCCAGGTTGAGGATCTCAGCGGCAGCCGGGTTGAACAGGGTGATCCGGCCTTGAAAATCCAGGGCCATCACCCCGTCGCGCATGTTTTCCAGAATATTAAGGTGCAAATGGTCCGCGGGGTTCATGACGGATCCTTTTCAGGTTTAGAGACTCGGTAGATGCGGCACGACATTTCGAGCAATGTGGGAACGAATCAGCTCGCAGTACGCTTAAGTGAACCGCCCGCTTCGCTCAGGACGCAAAGGCCGCCAAGAAGAGATTTTTGCCTTCCACCGGAAAATGCGGAAGGCAAAAGGCTCACCGCCTAACGGCAATATTTGATCCCTCCCGCAGGGAGGAGACAATGTTTTGGAAAGCAGCTTCTTCCCCTGCTTTCCAAAAGTGTTTTCTTTGCGAACTTGGCGACTTAAGCGAAGCGGGCGGTTTACAATTTTAAAAGTCACGCTCCACCTTTCCGTTAGCGGTCCAGCAACCAGACCTTGCCGCCAAGATACTGTTCTTCCAAGTCGGCGCGCTCCGCGATAAAGGCGATGCCCCAGGTGTCCAGGGTCGTGGCCAGAAGAGCGTCCAGCTCGGTCAGGGAATTCTGGTAATTGATGATGGAGTCGTTGAGGCTGTTGCGGGCGTTGCGCAGCCGGTCCTGCTCGATGATGAAGCTGGTGTTGGACATCTGACCCAGCTGGTATTTCAGTTCGCTGAAATGATAGGTCTGTTCGGAGAGCTCGTAGGTGCGCCGGGCCAGCTCGACCTGCTTCAGACGTGATTCCACGGTAAGAACCCGCTGTCGCACCAAATTTTCCAGATTTTCCCGGTTGGTAACCAGCGCCATTTCCGCCCGGCGCAGGGCGATGCGCGCCGCGAGCAGGGGCTGTTCCCGGTCGTACTTGGGGTCGCCGTAGATGGGCAGGGGAATTTTTAGGGCTACGCCCACCCGCCATTCATCCTGGCGAAAATCCGGCTCCGGGTGCCGGCGGCGCCAGCCGTCGGTATAGGCGCCTTCCAGGTCCAGGTCCCAGCGCCGCTGGTTCAGAACGTCCTCCAGGTTCATCCGGGCCAACTCCAGGGCGTTGTGGGCGGAGAGGAATGCCTGGTTGCGCTCCAATGCCAGCTTCAGGCTGTTCTCGAAATCCGGGGTCACGACATGCAGTTCGATGGGTTCGGTCAGGGCGATGGCCGTGCCGCTGTCCAACTCCAGGCGGCGGACTAGGTTCAGTTGGGCGGTATCCAGCTCCTGCCGGGCTGTTTCCAAATCCAGCTCCTTCTGGGCCAGATCGGCTTCGGCCTGCAAGCTTTCGTTGGCCGCGCGGCGGCCGGCGGCGATAAGCACCCGGGTATCCTCCAGGTGCTTGTTGGCCTTGGCCAATGCGTCCTCGGCCAGTTCCAGGCGCTGCCTAGCCCGCATCATGGCCCGGTAATCCGTGATCACCCCGTTCACCGTGCCGATCAGTGTGTCCCGTAACGCACGAACGTCGTCTTCTTCCTGCATCGCGGCCCGGACCAGGGAAGCCGTGTTGTAGCGGATGCCGCCGCTTCTGAGCAGAGGCTGACGAAATCCCACGGACCAGCCCGTCAGGCCGGTCTCCCGGCTGCCGATGTCGCCGTAGCGATTCCGGGTCCCGGTGAACGTGTTGTCCCAGGCAAAGGACAGCTCAGCTCCGGTGGGCACTTTCTGGGTCACGGTGGTGACGACTCCGGCATCCACGGTTTCGGTCCGCGACCGTTCCGCATCCGGTCCGCCCGCGACGTACCGGCTGGAGGAGCCGACGATAGAGGCGTCCGCCTTGGGCTCTATTTTGAGATTCGGGTGGAACTTGGACAGATCTCTGCCCAAAGAGAATTTCTGGAGGATCCGGCCCAGATAGGCGCTTTCGATCTCCCGGTTCCGGCGCAGGGCCAGATGGACGGCCTCGGTCAGGTTCAGCTCCAGAACCTCGGGCAAACCGGGTTCCATGGTCAGCGGCAGGACGTATTCCGTACCCTGGTCCGGAGTCTGGTCTCCGGCCGCTTGCCGGGTTTGAAGCAGAGCCTTCAATTGGTCCTGGCCAGGCGACCGACTCCAGGCAGACGTCGCGCCAGCCCAGGTCCAAACAGCCAGGATGAACAGTACGA
The window above is part of the Desulfonatronum thiosulfatophilum genome. Proteins encoded here:
- a CDS encoding ABC transporter ATP-binding protein — protein: MILFKLENIRKSFTLGPVQVEVLKGVDLEVGAGELVSIMGTSGCGKSTLMNVIGFLDQPTSGRYLMEGRETSSLSDRELSTIRNQKIGFVFQQFNLLGRLTALENVCLPLIYRGMGEREQKRIAREMLERVGMAERAGHKPTELSGGQQQRVAIARALAGSPSIILADEPTGALDTRVGQDIMNLFLDLNASRNITTILITHDPHIAAQCRRVVRMKDGVIAESGAHARATP
- a CDS encoding ABC transporter permease, encoding MMLKANLREASRSLIAAKQRSILALLGIVIGIGSVIALVSTGALAQRETLRQFMEMGTDIISIQMEQGRGDRSGEPTGFSLEEALALPERLTTIRTVAPYASAFGELRREGQRVSIPLLGVTESFVDLNKLELDQGRFISDLDVLMSHAVLGGNLAQRLMGQGIAVDVGEHLYFDNRKLTVAGILHPAAMGAMRPYEASEGLMLPITTVLRISPQNAIRTVMARLEPGVTASQATAEVQAYFAGLARPKQIRVTSPEQIIEHMERQSRMFTLLLGAIGSISLVVGGVGVMNVMLVSVSERRREIGIRRALGAQKRDIQWQFLIESVLLSLVGGILGILIGVGASYGIAHYSGWQFELVHGALLLGVGVSAAVGIFFGYYPARQAAALNPIQALRAE
- a CDS encoding HlyD family efflux transporter periplasmic adaptor subunit translates to MNPADHLHLNILENMRDGVMALDFQGRITLFNPAAAEILNLDRDRVCDRTFAEVFMGMDEANDEFNQVVLDAIFEKVVGRRETVDFIRPGGTRATLSLTSSYLCGAVDDQARGVILVFSDITALKTLQEQERENNRKLALAYGDLEESNTRLTQALKRAHVVRILATLAVILFFVSLGVVHFQGFTALKSLPGLTASASVSNAPTRQVHTVRTQPLTATISLSGRLQPVEEIVVTAPFDARILENHFIFGQRVRQGDLLLVLDASELEVKLREARGARIKAVQKYAELRDWDSGQDMARARRSVERAENKLETDRRKLEESELLFSRGLIPANELDTTRQQVQSSTTDLIASREDLASTRDKANSDNVMIARMELENAELRLAELENQMARARVLAPASGVVVRPTVEEDKKLSLDRGARVTAGAALLALGDLSGLRVLTKVDEVDIGKLIAGQKVTARGDAFPGLTLSGLVAHISAQATGGSGHQAPTFDVQITIPELGPEAEEVIRVGMSADLEVLVHDNPAALLLPLHLVRPQRGQSLVRVLLDDDQIEEREVQTGMTTLNAVEILAGLQVEDRLVGW
- a CDS encoding TolC family protein, producing the protein MPYRPLCKSVLAFVLFILAVWTWAGATSAWSRSPGQDQLKALLQTRQAAGDQTPDQGTEYVLPLTMEPGLPEVLELNLTEAVHLALRRNREIESAYLGRILQKFSLGRDLSKFHPNLKIEPKADASIVGSSSRYVAGGPDAERSRTETVDAGVVTTVTQKVPTGAELSFAWDNTFTGTRNRYGDIGSRETGLTGWSVGFRQPLLRSGGIRYNTASLVRAAMQEEDDVRALRDTLIGTVNGVITDYRAMMRARQRLELAEDALAKANKHLEDTRVLIAAGRRAANESLQAEADLAQKELDLETARQELDTAQLNLVRRLELDSGTAIALTEPIELHVVTPDFENSLKLALERNQAFLSAHNALELARMNLEDVLNQRRWDLDLEGAYTDGWRRRHPEPDFRQDEWRVGVALKIPLPIYGDPKYDREQPLLAARIALRRAEMALVTNRENLENLVRQRVLTVESRLKQVELARRTYELSEQTYHFSELKYQLGQMSNTSFIIEQDRLRNARNSLNDSIINYQNSLTELDALLATTLDTWGIAFIAERADLEEQYLGGKVWLLDR